A DNA window from Candidatus Zixiibacteriota bacterium contains the following coding sequences:
- a CDS encoding type IV secretory system conjugative DNA transfer family protein, translating to MSGFLIGHERTTGKPVVLTREDLLLHEIICGKTGLGKSELLKAKVRFCIDHRIPVVVGDPHGDLYWDCLHYAVARGRGGDIVALDANDAVDNYAFQLNVLERNGLESSTHAGITYHAISKAFREQDDQVKPRLERRERATLVALIEGGYTLSDILHFLSLSDGRFRQHVLSKVENPFVRAEWAEFDAIARRADKEVLIESTLNRAAKFILNDPIRRVVGGAACNLDWQEIRAKGKIVLLNLQPVKVARECQVLLSMLAIDHLCNNATQQTKKENPLHVALDEADEITSPDFTYALQALRKRGVFFTLAFQNLQQLRAKDDTSRLLAGALSCCRLKVVFGCSYDDCALLAREVFPGEFRGDVVKDELYRTLLLPKESRRTIRGSSVSESEAMSESDSEASFEGTGAGFASVDGSADGQGLSYGGVTGDVLQSSELSSMSSAAAASSSAMSGSTSSHTTSTSRARGRSRTRAVVPFYEHVRTQELSSRTFSSPGEELEKRIAALQLQPQRHAIVKIGERPAVPITTAFVRPARAWQPDVERALALNAQRYGLPVADVDRLIEARHAVLPEPEHEVENCQDLESLFRPRGRSR from the coding sequence ATGAGCGGCTTCCTCATTGGCCACGAACGGACGACGGGGAAACCCGTCGTCCTCACGCGCGAGGACTTGCTCCTGCACGAAATCATCTGTGGGAAAACCGGGCTGGGCAAATCTGAACTGCTCAAGGCGAAGGTGCGCTTCTGCATCGACCACCGGATTCCCGTCGTGGTCGGTGACCCGCACGGTGATCTGTACTGGGACTGCCTCCACTATGCCGTCGCCCGAGGGCGTGGCGGGGACATTGTGGCGTTGGACGCGAACGACGCCGTCGACAACTACGCGTTTCAGTTGAACGTCCTCGAGCGGAACGGACTCGAGTCGAGTACGCACGCGGGCATAACGTACCATGCCATCTCCAAGGCGTTCCGCGAGCAGGACGACCAGGTGAAGCCGCGCCTCGAACGCCGCGAGCGCGCCACGCTCGTTGCGCTCATTGAGGGCGGGTACACGCTCTCCGATATCCTGCACTTCCTCTCGCTGAGCGACGGTCGCTTTCGCCAGCACGTGCTTTCGAAGGTGGAGAACCCGTTCGTGCGCGCGGAGTGGGCGGAATTCGACGCCATCGCGCGCCGCGCGGACAAGGAGGTGCTCATCGAGAGCACCTTGAACCGCGCGGCGAAGTTCATCCTGAACGACCCGATCCGTCGGGTCGTCGGTGGCGCGGCGTGCAACCTCGACTGGCAGGAGATCCGCGCGAAGGGGAAAATCGTCCTCCTGAACCTCCAGCCGGTGAAGGTGGCGCGCGAGTGTCAGGTGTTGCTCAGCATGCTCGCCATCGATCACTTGTGCAACAATGCGACGCAGCAGACCAAGAAGGAAAACCCGCTTCACGTCGCGCTCGACGAAGCGGATGAGATCACGTCGCCGGACTTCACGTACGCGCTGCAAGCGTTGCGGAAGCGCGGGGTGTTCTTCACGCTGGCGTTCCAGAACCTCCAGCAGCTGCGCGCGAAGGACGACACGAGTCGACTGCTGGCGGGCGCGCTGTCGTGCTGCCGCCTGAAGGTCGTCTTCGGGTGCAGCTACGATGACTGTGCGCTGCTCGCGCGCGAGGTCTTCCCGGGGGAATTCCGCGGTGACGTCGTGAAGGACGAACTGTACCGGACACTGCTCCTGCCGAAGGAGAGTCGGCGCACCATTCGCGGCTCGTCAGTGAGCGAGAGTGAAGCGATGAGCGAGAGTGACAGCGAGGCCAGCTTCGAGGGTACCGGCGCCGGGTTCGCGTCCGTCGACGGGTCAGCGGACGGCCAGGGGCTCTCGTACGGCGGGGTGACCGGCGACGTGCTGCAGTCGTCCGAACTCTCCAGTATGAGCAGCGCGGCTGCCGCCTCGTCATCGGCCATGAGCGGGTCGACGTCGTCGCACACGACGTCCACGAGCCGCGCGCGGGGCCGGTCGCGGACGCGCGCCGTGGTGCCGTTCTACGAGCACGTGCGGACGCAGGAGTTGTCGAGCCGGACGTTCTCCAGTCCCGGCGAAGAACTGGAGAAACGCATTGCCGCGCTCCAACTCCAGCCGCAGCGCCACGCCATCGTGAAGATCGGCGAACGTCCCGCCGTGCCGATTACCACGGCGTTCGTTCGCCCAGCGCGGGCGTGGCAACCCGACGTCGAGCGCGCGCTCGCCCTCAACGCGCAGCGATACGGGTTGCCGGTCGCTGATGTGGATCGCCTCATCGAGGCGCGCCACGCAGTATTGCCGGAGCCTGAGCACGAGGTGGAGAACTGCCAGGACCTGGAGTCGCTCTTCCGGCCGCGCGGGAGGTCCCGATGA
- a CDS encoding replication-relaxation family protein, with product MRRAKPFTPNDRDREILWLTYEYRYVSVDLLHALLQEPPKEGRSYGFGLSGLRARCQKLREHGYLVWQHLRDEPVGRGHRTERPMVYAVGPAAADVLAERTGLTPRQFKAVLAKNAVTSFFLRHELGISHFRACLELACRGTESKVSIGTWLQGGLNDRVIVDVDGKEEIVPVVPDALFSLIVRTANGRTTLSHYFLEYDTGTMDLKRISKKAFGYERYLSEGLHRRRYTYAGDTADTANLRFVVENWNDIKAANRAAIEAHAPLTFQVLFVTRASPEDLRRSGAGDDPARVRQRNMMDAVREVSDSRGRFLFCTAEVDFDLQQVTTILDSAWLSTASADARRKLLDLAS from the coding sequence ATGCGCCGAGCGAAGCCCTTCACGCCGAACGACCGAGATCGGGAAATTCTGTGGCTCACCTATGAGTATCGGTACGTCAGCGTGGATTTGCTACACGCGCTCTTGCAGGAGCCGCCGAAAGAGGGTCGGTCGTACGGCTTCGGCTTGTCCGGGCTCCGCGCCCGGTGCCAGAAGCTGCGCGAGCACGGGTACCTCGTGTGGCAGCACTTGCGGGATGAGCCGGTGGGCCGGGGGCATCGCACGGAGCGTCCCATGGTGTACGCTGTCGGTCCGGCGGCAGCCGACGTCTTGGCGGAACGGACGGGTCTAACGCCCCGCCAGTTCAAGGCGGTACTAGCGAAGAACGCCGTCACGTCGTTCTTCTTACGGCACGAGTTAGGGATATCGCATTTCCGAGCCTGCCTCGAACTGGCGTGTCGCGGGACGGAGAGTAAAGTATCAATTGGAACGTGGCTGCAGGGTGGCCTCAATGATCGCGTGATCGTCGACGTGGACGGTAAGGAAGAAATCGTTCCGGTCGTGCCGGATGCTCTGTTCAGCCTAATTGTTCGCACGGCAAACGGCCGGACGACGTTGTCGCACTACTTTCTTGAGTACGACACGGGAACGATGGATTTGAAGCGTATTAGCAAGAAAGCCTTTGGGTACGAACGCTACCTCAGTGAAGGACTGCACCGGCGGCGATACACATACGCTGGAGATACGGCGGACACAGCGAACTTGCGATTCGTGGTTGAGAACTGGAACGACATTAAAGCGGCCAATCGAGCGGCGATTGAGGCCCATGCGCCGCTAACCTTTCAGGTGCTGTTCGTTACTCGCGCGAGCCCCGAAGACTTACGGCGGAGCGGCGCTGGCGACGATCCCGCGCGCGTGCGGCAGCGAAATATGATGGACGCGGTGAGAGAAGTCTCTGACTCGAGAGGTCGCTTCCTATTTTGCACCGCCGAAGTGGATTTTGACCTGCAGCAGGTGACCACAATATTGGATTCGGCGTGGTTGTCTACGGCTTCAGCGGATGCGCGGCGTAAACTCCTCGATCTCGCGAGTTAA
- a CDS encoding replication-relaxation family protein: protein MALTERDRGLLRTVAEYGVLTTDHVRALCFPSASRARKRLRRLWQHGFLRRHVRPVRMGEGSAAFLYTLGRAGAQFASGNAKTTSRSRASVGEHSLRIIDFRVGLALALRHRTGLRFARWQSGKAFRFGQPVAVNHGMRVVPIVPDGFFTLAADGREFHYCLEVDRGTTDLGRLRAKFLAYLNLWQSRAASAKLGILSFRILYVTTTEKRLAHMLDALRGLQGAQRRLDLIALSCFNRYSLTHPERLLAPIFQTIGPDGAVQTARPFPAPPPVALPIVPGKPPVSEPDAGAR, encoded by the coding sequence ATGGCGCTCACCGAGCGCGACCGGGGTCTCCTGCGCACGGTCGCCGAGTACGGGGTACTCACCACGGATCACGTGCGCGCGCTCTGCTTCCCGTCGGCGAGCCGCGCCCGGAAGCGCCTGCGCCGCCTCTGGCAGCACGGCTTTCTTCGGCGGCACGTTCGGCCCGTCCGCATGGGCGAGGGGTCAGCGGCGTTCCTGTACACGCTCGGACGCGCCGGGGCGCAGTTTGCGAGCGGTAACGCGAAGACGACCTCGCGGTCGCGCGCGAGCGTCGGCGAGCATAGCTTGCGCATCATCGACTTTCGGGTCGGACTGGCGCTGGCGCTCCGCCACCGCACCGGCCTGAGGTTCGCGCGTTGGCAGTCGGGGAAGGCGTTCCGCTTCGGGCAGCCGGTCGCCGTGAACCACGGCATGAGAGTTGTCCCGATTGTGCCGGACGGCTTCTTCACGCTCGCGGCGGACGGCCGAGAGTTCCACTACTGCTTGGAGGTGGATCGCGGGACCACTGACTTGGGTCGGTTGCGCGCGAAGTTCCTCGCGTACCTCAACCTCTGGCAGTCGCGAGCGGCGAGCGCGAAGCTCGGCATCCTGTCGTTCCGCATCCTCTACGTCACCACCACGGAGAAACGCCTTGCCCACATGCTCGACGCTCTCCGCGGGCTGCAGGGCGCGCAGCGACGGCTCGACCTCATTGCGCTGTCGTGCTTCAACCGCTACTCGCTCACGCATCCCGAACGCCTGCTCGCGCCCATCTTCCAGACCATCGGCCCGGACGGAGCAGTGCAGACGGCGCGACCGTTTCCCGCGCCCCCTCCCGTCGCGCTCCCGATCGTTCCCGGTAAACCACCGGTGAGCGAACCGGACGCCGGAGCGCGCTAA